In Colwellia sp. M166, a genomic segment contains:
- a CDS encoding serine/threonine protein kinase, giving the protein MAENKLQHFYIAEEQSIYLLNSKDATKLKQWVELCQQQLLLLGYQNIALIGKGAYGFVFGGEDEQGQAHVFKFSRINLPLHVQDRLAEEADLQKQFTHSRIPKVFEYYKIKRQSIVHMQRAPGIDLEKLSFQRGPLPSELVVKIAIQLVEILIYLRDSKQHYKGKPYVHGDIKPSNVVFDSETEKVYLVDWGSAVPAQLDVRGQTTANNIMDLMSSDLQNSNARLGDVYFIGHEQISGEMSSPRFDEQGLAATLYALASGQSCRYGSAVITPSSLGLPKLLAQILSGMLSEERQTRNKAGDYLFKHLALLKNTVMAEPPLPVEIKPLVPIWCKNYQKDMDTVVYGSRKSFLRESSDKEQLSDIDDMQLEKYFKNFLMGMGDTEKAFIAAVGRLANFPVVGGLAVRWEKDGVYIDSNLSLFDPKLKTSFQSAVNNMVRLAQGIFRVGVFKSCLFNARNTLHVERDNEDEPFRALPSQVIHYDVSDVAVIDDITRLHSYFEDGKDPDEYLYLPDEIMAVLARLNQIHHTGCIIFEVLPQHLKIHSYLMLLNHDKEAEFKQCLTEILALLPTINGFGISGFMKLPYKDTRFFEHISSLPDKFYPRNPKQKMES; this is encoded by the coding sequence GTGGCAGAAAATAAGCTTCAACATTTTTATATCGCTGAAGAACAGTCGATTTATTTGTTAAACAGCAAAGATGCAACCAAGTTAAAACAATGGGTTGAGCTTTGTCAGCAGCAATTGCTGTTACTAGGTTATCAAAATATTGCTTTAATAGGTAAAGGAGCCTATGGCTTTGTTTTTGGTGGTGAAGATGAACAAGGACAAGCTCATGTTTTTAAATTTTCACGTATTAATTTACCTTTACATGTACAAGACCGTCTTGCTGAAGAGGCTGACTTACAAAAGCAATTTACCCATAGTCGTATTCCGAAGGTTTTTGAGTATTATAAAATCAAACGTCAATCCATTGTTCATATGCAACGTGCTCCAGGTATAGACTTAGAAAAGCTATCTTTTCAGCGAGGCCCGTTGCCCAGTGAGTTAGTGGTAAAAATAGCGATACAATTGGTTGAAATCTTAATCTATTTACGAGACAGCAAGCAACATTATAAGGGTAAGCCTTATGTTCATGGTGATATAAAACCGTCCAACGTGGTTTTTGATAGTGAAACAGAGAAAGTTTACCTTGTTGACTGGGGCTCTGCAGTTCCTGCACAACTTGATGTTCGTGGGCAAACGACCGCGAATAATATTATGGACCTGATGAGTAGTGATTTACAAAATAGTAATGCTCGATTGGGCGATGTGTACTTTATTGGCCATGAACAAATTAGTGGTGAAATGTCATCGCCACGTTTTGATGAACAAGGATTGGCAGCCACTTTATATGCGTTAGCCTCGGGCCAATCTTGTCGTTACGGTAGTGCGGTGATCACACCATCATCTTTGGGTTTACCTAAATTACTCGCGCAAATACTATCTGGTATGCTCAGTGAAGAGCGACAGACGCGTAATAAGGCCGGCGATTATCTTTTTAAGCATTTAGCGCTGCTAAAAAATACCGTTATGGCCGAACCGCCATTACCCGTTGAGATTAAACCTTTGGTACCTATTTGGTGTAAAAACTACCAAAAGGATATGGACACTGTGGTCTACGGTTCGCGAAAATCTTTTCTCAGAGAGTCATCAGATAAAGAGCAATTAAGTGATATCGATGACATGCAGCTGGAGAAATATTTTAAGAATTTTTTAATGGGTATGGGCGATACCGAGAAAGCCTTTATTGCCGCTGTAGGCCGTTTAGCTAATTTTCCTGTGGTTGGTGGCTTAGCTGTGCGTTGGGAAAAAGATGGTGTTTATATCGATTCAAACTTATCACTGTTTGATCCGAAATTAAAAACCTCATTCCAAAGTGCGGTAAATAATATGGTAAGGCTGGCTCAAGGCATATTTAGAGTCGGGGTTTTTAAAAGTTGCTTGTTTAATGCCCGCAATACTTTGCATGTTGAACGTGATAATGAAGATGAGCCGTTTCGAGCGTTACCAAGTCAAGTCATACATTATGATGTCAGTGATGTTGCTGTTATTGATGATATTACTCGGCTCCATTCATACTTTGAGGATGGTAAAGACCCTGATGAATATTTATATTTACCTGATGAAATTATGGCAGTGTTAGCGCGTTTAAACCAAATTCATCATACTGGGTGTATTATTTTTGAAGTATTACCACAACATTTGAAAATTCATAGTTATTTAATGCTGTTAAACCATGATAAAGAAGCAGAATTTAAACAGTGCTTAACTGAAATACTAGCGTTATTGCCTACCATAAATGGCTTTGGTATTTCTGGCTTTATGAAACTACCCTATAAAGACACACGTTTTTTTGAACATATAAGTAGCTTGCCGGATAAGTTTTATCCCAGAAATCCAAAGCAAAAAATGGAGAGCTAA
- a CDS encoding VOC family protein — translation MHDNKIATMAWLDLSVENAETVKSFYQQVIGWKADNISMGDYDDYAMLEPSGNEAVAGVCHAKGINKDLPPAWLPYFLVADIMVSIKPVEESGGSLVSALKSMGNDKYALIKDPAGAVCAIYQKMSIE, via the coding sequence ATGCATGATAATAAAATTGCTACGATGGCATGGCTTGATTTATCTGTTGAGAATGCTGAAACAGTAAAGTCATTTTATCAACAGGTGATTGGTTGGAAAGCTGATAATATTTCTATGGGTGATTATGATGATTATGCCATGCTTGAGCCGAGTGGCAATGAAGCTGTTGCAGGCGTTTGCCATGCTAAAGGTATAAATAAAGACCTTCCACCCGCTTGGCTACCGTACTTTTTAGTAGCCGATATTATGGTATCGATTAAGCCTGTAGAGGAAAGCGGTGGCAGTTTAGTATCAGCACTAAAAAGCATGGGCAATGATAAATATGCCTTAATTAAAGACCCCGCGGGAGCTGTTTGTGCTATTTATCAAAAAATGAGTATCGAGTGA
- a CDS encoding transporter substrate-binding domain-containing protein, with protein sequence MPVSAQDTTKTYRIAINKTSYPYHFVNKQNNPDGMMVELWQLWAKKQGVKVEFVPLNWQQTLKQVQDGRVDIHAGLSQNSFRAEMFDFSSAFFRQSRHLFLHRSIAHIRDITQLTPYAVGVVAGSSHEKSIKAKYPNLTLRIFSDRHTLYNAALKNEILIIAGVDKLSKNFSDYDLLNKKYPAFARISYQVSDYGAAVTKSKKPLLNFIQQGLDRISAEEKSALEIKWLGVDKSDNVLILSYFNNQMPFSDTSAAGNAQGFFIELWQMWAKYSGLEVEFVVADPNQLNQLSQDSADIHIASLSNEKDKVNRALGPVIYSIDYSLFLSDKIDKASHISEIRNKNIGVVSTPDFVKDINKHVFNANIIYFDDYPSLFAAIVLGELDIIAGQSDVIEHYLLQNQLQSTYFHFPGYRFKRDVHAALNKTNFELEQLIVEGFDEIPLANLIALEKKWNLDTSSGFFKSQLSQLELTEQEASWVKAHPVVKFGITKNWLPIEFVDKYGEFKGTNPDLFQLITQRLNLKIDYVAYNKFEDLYQALLEGEVDVIGSVMATETRKQQVLFTESYWSMPWVIVHPRELGKQLNLENFEGEALAITKGYYLVSVIRKKFPLITLRLVDNSEEGLLAVQKGMVDGFIDSLSSGTELLKKESLVSLGMSVLDEVDRSGNHLAINQSLPVLATILNKSVLTLSDVESQRIYEKWFDISIETGLDKNVVLRVAAQIGVLIVIIIIIIMVWNRRLYLEIKSRRKLEKQMKYMATHDDLTGLANRVLLKDRLNTAITFHRRQKLLISVLFIDLDGFKNINDNYGHDVGDELLIEVASRLKGCVRESDTVVRFGGDEFVLLLTGLHNQDEAAYVADKVLKLIQQPIKLSSKVTANIGCSIGIAMYPDDGESDNDLLKVADSLMYEVKAAGKNHYIFNRKTSAIS encoded by the coding sequence ATGCCGGTTTCTGCACAGGATACGACCAAAACATATCGCATCGCCATTAACAAAACATCTTACCCCTATCATTTTGTGAATAAACAAAACAATCCTGATGGCATGATGGTGGAACTTTGGCAACTATGGGCAAAAAAGCAAGGTGTTAAGGTCGAATTTGTGCCATTGAATTGGCAACAAACGCTCAAACAAGTGCAAGATGGCCGGGTCGATATTCATGCTGGTTTATCTCAAAATTCCTTTAGAGCTGAAATGTTTGATTTTAGCTCAGCTTTCTTTCGTCAAAGTCGACACCTTTTTCTACATCGCTCAATTGCCCATATTAGAGATATTACACAACTAACACCTTATGCTGTTGGTGTTGTTGCTGGTTCGAGTCATGAAAAGTCGATAAAAGCTAAATACCCTAATTTAACCTTAAGAATATTTTCTGACCGCCATACTTTATACAATGCCGCACTGAAAAATGAAATATTGATAATTGCCGGTGTTGATAAACTATCAAAAAATTTCTCTGATTATGATTTACTCAATAAAAAATATCCGGCATTTGCTAGGATTTCTTATCAGGTAAGTGATTATGGCGCGGCGGTCACAAAAAGTAAAAAGCCATTACTTAACTTTATTCAACAAGGTTTGGATAGAATATCAGCAGAAGAAAAGTCGGCTTTAGAAATAAAATGGCTTGGAGTTGATAAGTCAGACAACGTGCTTATTTTGTCATATTTCAATAATCAGATGCCTTTTTCTGATACCTCTGCTGCAGGAAATGCTCAAGGTTTCTTTATTGAGTTATGGCAAATGTGGGCAAAATATAGTGGCTTAGAGGTCGAATTTGTCGTTGCTGACCCAAATCAACTTAATCAGCTAAGTCAAGATAGTGCTGATATTCATATCGCTAGTTTAAGTAATGAAAAAGACAAGGTGAATCGTGCTTTAGGACCTGTTATCTACAGTATTGATTATAGTTTATTTTTGTCCGATAAAATTGATAAAGCTAGCCATATCTCAGAAATTAGAAACAAAAATATTGGTGTAGTATCAACGCCGGATTTTGTTAAAGATATTAACAAGCATGTTTTTAATGCCAATATTATTTATTTTGATGACTACCCGTCATTATTTGCCGCAATAGTACTTGGCGAGCTTGATATTATTGCCGGCCAAAGTGATGTTATTGAACATTATTTGCTGCAAAATCAATTGCAATCAACTTATTTTCACTTTCCCGGTTATAGATTCAAGCGGGATGTTCATGCCGCTTTAAATAAGACTAATTTTGAGTTAGAGCAACTAATCGTGGAAGGTTTTGATGAAATACCGTTAGCAAATCTAATTGCTCTAGAGAAAAAATGGAATTTAGATACCTCATCAGGTTTTTTTAAAAGTCAGTTATCCCAGCTGGAGTTAACTGAACAAGAAGCGTCGTGGGTTAAAGCTCACCCGGTAGTAAAATTTGGTATAACTAAAAATTGGCTACCGATAGAGTTTGTTGATAAGTATGGTGAGTTTAAAGGCACTAATCCTGATCTTTTTCAATTGATTACTCAACGACTTAATCTAAAAATTGATTATGTTGCTTATAATAAGTTTGAAGATTTATATCAAGCCCTGTTAGAGGGAGAGGTTGACGTTATTGGCAGTGTTATGGCAACAGAAACTCGTAAGCAACAAGTACTCTTTACTGAGTCCTACTGGAGTATGCCGTGGGTAATTGTACATCCGCGAGAATTAGGCAAGCAATTAAACTTAGAAAACTTTGAGGGCGAAGCTTTAGCTATTACTAAAGGCTACTATTTAGTTTCGGTGATTAGGAAGAAGTTTCCATTAATTACTTTAAGGTTAGTGGACAATAGTGAAGAAGGTTTATTAGCGGTACAAAAGGGGATGGTTGACGGCTTTATTGATAGTTTGTCGTCAGGGACTGAGTTACTGAAAAAAGAAAGCTTAGTCAGTTTAGGTATGTCGGTGCTTGATGAAGTAGACCGAAGTGGCAATCATTTAGCGATTAATCAGTCATTGCCGGTTTTAGCGACCATACTCAATAAATCGGTATTAACTCTCTCTGATGTTGAAAGTCAGCGAATATATGAGAAGTGGTTTGATATTAGTATTGAGACCGGCTTAGATAAGAATGTGGTTTTACGAGTAGCCGCTCAAATCGGTGTACTTATTGTTATTATCATTATTATCATTATGGTGTGGAATCGTCGATTATATCTTGAGATCAAAAGCCGTAGAAAACTAGAAAAACAAATGAAATACATGGCAACACATGATGATTTAACCGGTCTGGCGAATCGAGTTTTATTAAAAGATCGACTTAACACTGCGATCACCTTTCATCGTAGGCAAAAACTCCTTATCTCGGTGCTTTTTATTGATCTTGATGGTTTTAAAAATATCAATGACAACTATGGCCATGATGTTGGGGATGAGTTATTAATTGAAGTTGCGTCCCGTCTAAAAGGCTGTGTGCGAGAGTCTGACACTGTGGTACGCTTTGGTGGTGATGAATTTGTACTGCTTTTGACTGGCTTACATAACCAAGATGAAGCAGCATATGTCGCTGACAAAGTCTTAAAGCTTATTCAACAGCCAATTAAGTTGTCGTCAAAAGTTACCGCTAATATCGGTTGTAGTATTGGTATTGCCATGTATCCAGATGATGGTGAATCAGATAATGATTTATTAAAAGTGGCTGACTCATTAATGTACGAGGTTAAAGCTGCAGGTAAGAATCATTATATTTTTAATCGTAAAACCAGTGCCATTAGTTAA
- a CDS encoding anti-phage deoxyguanosine triphosphatase, producing MDNQWLVRRLERVAQRHQDHRSPFQRDRARILHSAAFRRLQSKTQVMGSGQSDFHRTRLTHSLEASQIGSGIIAQIRCKYPEKSALLLPSDDSLIESLCLAHDIGHPPFGHGGEVALHYMMRDHGGFEGNGQTFRIVCHLEPFSEHFGMNLTRRTLLGLIKYPQTLDNLQQNTPQVLPASFRQLEACKWHPPKGLYLDDIEMINWVLAPLCHEDKAIFQQFTINSNKHSKTQFKSLDCSMMELADDIAYGIHDLEDAIVTGVVNQQDFHEHVIKKLLKIDDKWLHQYSRSLADKLFSSQRYQQKEAIGGLVNYLITAVELIDINESKACDFQEPLLRFNAVHPTVAARVLQIFKDFVYHYVIKQTSIQQLEYRGQQIVMELFEALSSDPERLLPKNTVARWQHAKQNNLNQHRVIADYVAGMTDEYATRLYQTLFLPIGQTGFGKHDY from the coding sequence ATGGATAATCAATGGCTAGTAAGACGCTTAGAGCGAGTAGCACAACGACATCAGGATCATCGCAGCCCATTTCAACGAGATAGGGCGCGAATATTACACTCTGCTGCATTCAGACGCTTGCAATCAAAAACCCAAGTCATGGGCAGCGGTCAAAGTGATTTTCATCGCACTCGCTTAACGCATTCTCTAGAAGCATCGCAAATCGGTAGCGGCATTATTGCGCAAATTCGCTGTAAATATCCCGAGAAAAGTGCCCTTCTACTTCCTAGTGACGATAGCTTAATTGAGTCATTATGCCTAGCACATGATATTGGACACCCTCCATTCGGTCATGGTGGAGAAGTCGCTCTGCATTATATGATGCGTGATCATGGGGGCTTTGAAGGAAATGGGCAAACATTTCGTATTGTTTGTCATTTAGAGCCTTTTAGTGAACATTTTGGTATGAACTTAACCCGTAGAACATTACTCGGTCTAATAAAATATCCGCAAACATTAGATAACTTACAACAAAATACTCCCCAGGTATTACCAGCATCGTTTCGTCAGCTAGAAGCCTGTAAGTGGCATCCACCAAAAGGCTTGTATTTAGACGATATTGAAATGATTAATTGGGTGTTAGCACCACTATGCCATGAGGATAAAGCTATATTTCAGCAGTTTACAATTAACAGCAATAAACATAGCAAAACACAGTTTAAATCTTTAGATTGCTCAATGATGGAATTAGCTGATGATATCGCCTATGGCATTCATGATTTAGAAGACGCTATTGTTACTGGTGTGGTTAATCAGCAAGACTTTCATGAACATGTGATCAAAAAACTCTTAAAAATCGATGATAAATGGCTACATCAATATAGCCGAAGCTTAGCTGATAAATTGTTTAGTTCGCAACGATACCAACAGAAAGAGGCGATTGGCGGTCTAGTGAATTACTTGATAACAGCAGTCGAATTAATTGATATTAATGAAAGCAAAGCCTGTGATTTTCAAGAGCCATTATTACGATTTAATGCTGTACATCCAACTGTTGCAGCGCGGGTGCTTCAAATATTTAAAGATTTTGTTTATCACTATGTTATTAAGCAAACATCTATTCAGCAATTAGAATACCGCGGACAACAAATTGTCATGGAATTGTTTGAGGCTTTATCATCAGACCCTGAACGTTTGTTGCCGAAGAATACAGTAGCTCGATGGCAACATGCCAAACAAAACAACTTAAACCAACATCGTGTTATTGCTGATTACGTCGCAGGCATGACCGATGAGTATGCAACAAGGCTTTATCAAACCCTATTTTTGCCTATCGGACAAACCGGCTTTGGTAAACATGATTATTAA
- the cmoA gene encoding carboxy-S-adenosyl-L-methionine synthase CmoA: MQESDTDLIFSNKQSKIKDFAFDAQVVEVFPDMISRSVPGYNTIIDTIGRLSQRYVTDNSQVYDLGCSLGAATLAMRKAISAKNCKIIGIDSSSAMVERCKMHVSAFKGDTPVEIIEDNILNIEIENASMVVLNFTLQFIAPEQRQQLLTKIAEGLKPGGLLLLSEKIAHPDNVCNELLIDLHHDFKRANGYSELEIAQKRTALENVMRTDNLNTHLNRLKLAGFNHSAPWFQCFNFFSLIAIK, from the coding sequence ATGCAAGAATCAGACACCGATTTAATTTTTTCTAACAAACAAAGTAAAATCAAAGACTTTGCATTTGATGCTCAAGTCGTTGAAGTTTTTCCTGATATGATCAGCCGTTCAGTGCCTGGTTATAATACTATTATCGATACCATAGGTCGACTAAGTCAACGTTATGTCACCGATAATAGCCAAGTTTATGATCTAGGCTGTTCACTCGGCGCCGCAACATTAGCGATGCGTAAAGCTATTAGCGCAAAAAACTGTAAGATCATCGGCATTGATAGCTCTAGTGCTATGGTAGAACGTTGTAAAATGCATGTCAGTGCTTTTAAAGGCGACACGCCAGTAGAGATAATAGAAGACAATATTCTCAATATTGAAATTGAAAATGCTTCCATGGTAGTACTCAATTTTACTTTACAATTTATTGCTCCTGAGCAACGCCAGCAACTACTAACCAAAATAGCTGAAGGCCTTAAACCTGGCGGTTTATTGCTGTTGTCAGAAAAAATTGCTCACCCTGATAATGTTTGCAATGAATTGCTTATCGACTTACATCATGACTTCAAACGAGCAAACGGTTATAGCGAATTAGAAATTGCCCAAAAGCGTACCGCACTTGAAAATGTTATGCGTACCGACAATTTAAATACCCACCTAAACCGTTTAAAACTCGCTGGCTTTAATCATAGTGCGCCATGGTTTCAGTGTTTTAATTTCTTTTCTCTCATCGCGATTAAATAG
- a CDS encoding bacteriohemerythrin, whose amino-acid sequence MKKKHLITWDTAFEVGIASIDSQHRTLINYINELAYTIDNRKIKTEVSTLFIKLYEYTKFHFKAEEAYFFTLNENDCLLHQLQHKHFIEELDRLIALNENETCSQEQLYLLTDWLLNHIQEEDLKFLQQHKP is encoded by the coding sequence ATGAAAAAAAAGCACTTAATCACTTGGGATACCGCATTTGAAGTGGGTATAGCCAGTATTGATAGCCAACATAGAACCTTAATCAATTATATTAATGAATTGGCATACACCATTGATAATAGAAAAATAAAGACAGAGGTTTCTACCTTATTTATTAAGCTTTACGAATACACTAAATTTCATTTTAAAGCAGAAGAAGCTTACTTTTTCACTTTGAATGAGAACGACTGCTTACTACATCAATTACAGCATAAACACTTTATTGAAGAGCTTGATAGGCTCATCGCCCTAAATGAAAACGAAACCTGTTCACAAGAGCAACTTTACCTTTTAACAGATTGGCTGCTTAATCACATTCAAGAAGAAGATCTAAAATTTTTACAGCAACATAAACCTTAA
- the aspS gene encoding aspartate--tRNA ligase, which produces MRSLYCGEVNESHIGQEVTLCGWVNKRRDLGAVIFLDLRDREGIVQVVYDPDLQEVLKKANTLRNEFCVQIKGKVRARPEGQVNKDMATGGIEVLGLELTILNKSAPLPLDPNQKNSEEQRLKYRYLDLRRPEMTERMRFRAKVTSAVRESLETQGFLDIETPILTAATPEGARDYLVPSRTHKGQFFALPQSPQLFKQLLMMSGMERYYQIVKCFRDEDLRADRQPEFTQIDIETSFMSSDQVMQVTETMIRELFQKLLNVDLGEFPRMPYSEAMTRFGSDKPDLRNPLEIVDVADILKDVEFKVFSGPANDEKGRVAVICVPQGAAKFSRKGIDELTKFVGIYGAKGMPWLKVNDRDGGLEGLQSPILKFLTEESVNALLERTDAKTGDIIFFGSDGYNVVTEALGALRLKIGEDLELLQGDWKPLWVVDFPMFEEVDGGMHAIHHPFTAPTNLTAEELEANPVGALSDAYDMVLNGCELGGGSVRIHNQDMQAAVFRILGISDEEAQEKFGFLLEALQYGAPPHAGLAFGLDRLVMLMTGASSIRDVMAFPKTTTAACPLTNAPGHANPAQLAELGIARLEKEIEKAVDTDTQAE; this is translated from the coding sequence ATGCGTAGTCTTTATTGTGGTGAGGTTAATGAGTCTCACATTGGCCAAGAAGTAACTTTATGTGGTTGGGTTAACAAGCGTCGTGATTTAGGCGCGGTTATATTTTTAGATTTACGCGATCGTGAAGGTATTGTGCAAGTTGTTTACGACCCTGATTTACAAGAGGTATTGAAAAAAGCCAATACTTTACGTAATGAATTTTGTGTCCAAATAAAGGGTAAAGTAAGAGCCCGTCCCGAAGGCCAAGTTAATAAAGACATGGCAACTGGCGGTATTGAAGTATTAGGTTTAGAGCTTACTATTTTAAATAAATCTGCGCCATTACCGTTAGATCCAAATCAAAAGAATTCAGAAGAACAACGTTTAAAATATCGTTACCTTGACTTACGCCGCCCAGAAATGACAGAGCGTATGCGTTTTCGTGCAAAAGTTACTTCAGCAGTACGTGAATCACTTGAAACACAAGGCTTTTTAGATATTGAGACCCCAATACTAACCGCTGCTACACCCGAAGGTGCACGTGATTATTTAGTACCAAGCCGTACGCATAAAGGTCAGTTCTTTGCCTTGCCACAATCACCACAATTGTTTAAACAATTGTTAATGATGTCAGGTATGGAACGCTACTATCAAATCGTTAAATGTTTTCGTGATGAAGATTTACGTGCTGATCGTCAACCAGAATTTACCCAAATCGATATTGAAACTTCATTCATGAGTTCTGATCAAGTAATGCAAGTTACTGAAACGATGATCCGTGAATTATTTCAAAAGCTGTTGAATGTTGATTTGGGGGAGTTTCCTCGTATGCCTTATTCTGAAGCCATGACGCGTTTTGGTTCTGATAAGCCAGATTTACGGAACCCGTTAGAAATTGTTGACGTTGCTGATATTTTGAAAGATGTTGAATTTAAAGTGTTCTCTGGTCCAGCTAATGATGAAAAAGGTCGAGTTGCGGTTATTTGTGTACCACAAGGCGCGGCTAAGTTTTCTCGTAAAGGCATTGATGAACTGACTAAATTTGTTGGCATTTATGGTGCGAAAGGTATGCCGTGGTTAAAAGTTAACGACCGTGATGGCGGCCTTGAAGGCTTGCAATCACCGATTCTAAAATTTTTAACTGAAGAGTCAGTTAACGCATTATTAGAGCGCACTGACGCGAAAACTGGTGATATTATTTTCTTTGGCTCAGATGGTTACAATGTAGTGACTGAAGCATTAGGTGCATTACGACTTAAAATTGGTGAAGACCTTGAATTACTACAAGGCGACTGGAAACCACTTTGGGTTGTCGACTTTCCTATGTTTGAAGAAGTTGATGGCGGCATGCATGCTATCCATCATCCGTTTACTGCACCAACGAATTTAACGGCAGAAGAGCTAGAAGCTAATCCTGTTGGCGCGTTATCTGATGCTTACGATATGGTATTAAATGGCTGTGAACTAGGCGGTGGCTCGGTTCGTATTCATAACCAAGATATGCAAGCTGCAGTATTTAGAATCTTAGGGATTAGTGATGAAGAAGCACAAGAGAAATTTGGCTTCTTACTCGAAGCGTTACAATATGGTGCTCCACCACATGCAGGCTTAGCATTTGGTTTAGATCGCTTAGTGATGTTAATGACCGGTGCGAGTTCAATTCGTGATGTGATGGCATTTCCGAAAACAACCACTGCAGCATGTCCATTAACCAATGCTCCAGGCCATGCAAACCCTGCACAGCTAGCGGAGTTAGGCATTGCCCGCTTAGAAAAAGAAATTGAAAAAGCCGTTGATACTGACACACAAGCAGAATAG
- the cmoB gene encoding tRNA 5-methoxyuridine(34)/uridine 5-oxyacetic acid(34) synthase CmoB, with amino-acid sequence MISFNKFYQKIAGNRLCHWLDTLPAQLTQWQEHHLHGEFAQWQKTIAALPKTSPSSVDISSTVRAGERTDINDGEYKRIENLLKKFKPWRKGPYHIHGLHVDTEWRSDFKWDRLAPHISDLKNRYVLDIGCGSGYHLWRMRGAGAKFVVGIDPTQLFLTQFQAVQHFVQDDNVNLLPLGVEQLPELNAFDTVFAMGVLYHRRSPIDFIYQLKSQLASGGELVLETLVVDGDENTVLVPGERYAKMRNVWFLPSCDAMCAWLERCGFKNIRVVNTDITALDEQRKTDWIDTESLQDFLDPNDTTKTIEGYPAPKRAIFIANK; translated from the coding sequence ATGATTTCATTTAATAAGTTCTATCAAAAAATTGCCGGCAATCGTTTATGTCATTGGCTTGATACCTTACCTGCACAACTAACTCAATGGCAAGAACATCATTTACATGGTGAATTTGCACAATGGCAAAAAACGATTGCGGCATTACCTAAAACATCACCGTCAAGTGTTGATATCAGTTCTACCGTTCGTGCCGGCGAGCGCACAGATATTAATGACGGTGAATATAAACGCATAGAAAACCTACTGAAAAAATTTAAACCTTGGCGCAAGGGTCCGTACCATATTCATGGCCTGCACGTTGATACAGAATGGCGTTCAGATTTTAAATGGGATCGCTTAGCGCCACATATTAGTGATTTAAAGAATCGTTATGTACTAGATATTGGCTGTGGCAGTGGTTATCACTTATGGCGCATGCGCGGCGCAGGAGCAAAATTTGTTGTCGGTATTGATCCCACACAATTATTTTTAACACAATTTCAAGCCGTGCAACATTTTGTTCAAGACGATAACGTTAACCTACTGCCTTTAGGTGTCGAGCAACTCCCTGAGTTAAATGCCTTTGATACCGTATTTGCGATGGGTGTTTTATATCATCGTCGCTCGCCTATCGATTTTATTTATCAGCTAAAATCTCAACTGGCGTCTGGTGGTGAATTAGTGCTTGAAACTTTAGTGGTTGATGGTGATGAAAACACTGTTCTCGTGCCGGGTGAACGCTACGCTAAAATGCGTAACGTATGGTTCTTACCTAGCTGTGATGCAATGTGTGCTTGGCTTGAACGCTGTGGTTTTAAAAATATTCGCGTGGTTAATACTGACATTACCGCTTTAGACGAACAACGTAAAACTGATTGGATAGACACAGAATCATTGCAAGACTTTCTTGATCCAAATGATACTACTAAAACAATAGAAGGCTATCCGGCACCAAAGCGTGCAATATTTATTGCTAATAAATAA